One Nitrospira sp. genomic region harbors:
- a CDS encoding methyltransferase domain-containing protein, producing the protein MLKPEPAGGPTPQLFFQTANAYQRSQALKAAVELDLFTAIGLGHDQVPALAERCGAAQRGVRILADYLTIQGFLTKEGDRYKLTPDSQVFLDRRSPAYMGSVLGFLHAPKFIAAFDNLTEAVRKGGTVVGDAGTVTPEHPLWVDFARSMIPMMVKPAEEIGIFVRQSQPNVKKVLDVAAGHGLFGIEIAARCPEAEVTALDWPNVLTVARELAQKSGLESRYHTIAGDAFQQDLGSGYDLVLLTNFLHHFSVPTCEALLRKVHRALAPGGRVITLEFIPHDDRVTPPPVAEFSLIMLATTPEGDAYTFREYEQMFAAAGFSRTELYPVAGSIEQVLVSSV; encoded by the coding sequence ATGTTGAAACCCGAGCCGGCCGGTGGGCCGACCCCGCAGTTGTTCTTCCAAACCGCGAATGCGTACCAGCGTTCACAGGCGCTCAAGGCCGCTGTCGAGTTGGATCTCTTCACCGCCATCGGATTGGGGCATGACCAGGTGCCGGCCCTCGCCGAGCGTTGCGGCGCAGCCCAGCGCGGCGTGCGCATCCTGGCAGATTACCTCACCATCCAAGGCTTCCTCACCAAAGAAGGCGATCGGTACAAATTGACGCCGGACAGTCAGGTGTTTCTCGACCGGCGGTCGCCTGCCTACATGGGGTCGGTCCTCGGGTTTTTGCATGCGCCGAAGTTCATCGCTGCCTTCGACAACTTGACCGAGGCGGTACGTAAAGGAGGAACCGTGGTGGGCGACGCCGGCACGGTCACGCCGGAGCATCCGCTCTGGGTCGATTTCGCGCGCTCGATGATCCCGATGATGGTCAAGCCGGCAGAGGAAATCGGCATCTTCGTGCGACAGTCGCAGCCGAACGTAAAAAAGGTATTGGATGTTGCAGCCGGGCACGGGCTGTTCGGCATCGAGATTGCGGCCCGGTGTCCTGAGGCTGAAGTGACGGCCCTGGATTGGCCCAACGTATTGACGGTGGCCCGCGAGCTAGCCCAGAAGTCCGGCCTCGAGTCGCGCTATCACACGATCGCCGGCGATGCATTCCAGCAGGATTTAGGGTCCGGCTACGATCTCGTCCTGCTCACGAATTTTCTCCATCATTTTTCCGTGCCGACCTGCGAGGCGCTGTTGCGCAAGGTTCATCGGGCGTTGGCGCCTGGCGGGCGGGTCATCACGTTGGAATTCATCCCGCACGACGACCGTGTGACGCCGCCGCCGGTCGCGGAATTTAGCTTGATCATGCTCGCCACCACACCGGAAGGGGACGCCTACACGTTTCGTGAATACGAGCAGATGTTTGCGGCTGCGGGATTTTCCAGGACGGAACTGTATCCTGTGGCCGGGTCGATCGAGCAGGTGCTGGTGTCCTCGGTCTAG
- a CDS encoding RidA family protein, whose protein sequence is MLKPAIASVLIGILCAIGMARPAQALEYLKDEAGQHFGYSPAVLTKGGTIVWMGGQFALKDDQGNSIAEDVEAQTRHIFKLMDETLRKLGGTLQKNLVLMTVTMNDPRYGDTFFKVRKEVFPDGNYPASQALTISNFAIPGMKIEIQGMAVLNDDCSTERPCLKK, encoded by the coding sequence ATGCTGAAACCTGCAATAGCAAGCGTCCTCATCGGCATCCTGTGCGCCATCGGCATGGCGCGTCCGGCGCAAGCGCTGGAATACCTCAAAGACGAAGCGGGCCAGCACTTCGGCTACTCGCCGGCCGTGCTGACGAAAGGCGGTACCATCGTGTGGATGGGCGGGCAATTTGCTTTGAAGGACGACCAGGGCAACTCGATCGCAGAGGATGTTGAAGCGCAGACGAGACACATTTTCAAATTGATGGACGAGACCCTCCGTAAACTCGGCGGCACGCTCCAGAAGAACCTTGTACTGATGACCGTCACCATGAATGATCCGCGGTACGGCGACACGTTTTTCAAGGTGCGCAAGGAAGTGTTTCCCGACGGCAACTACCCGGCCAGTCAAGCGCTGACCATCTCGAACTTCGCCATTCCGGGGATGAAGATCGAAATTCAAGGTATGGCGGTCTTGAATGACGACTGCTCCACGGAACGGCCATGCCTCAAGAAGTAG
- a CDS encoding GNAT family N-acetyltransferase, giving the protein MPAVPTIRTERLRLRPFQTTDAEAVHHLAGAKEVAAGTFLPHPMDRQAAHDWIAERQKDASAGTSVTFAVTLAESGDVIGSISLEILAEHEQGRLSYWLGQAYWNRGFGTEVVTALLEYGFNSLTLHRLYAPHFHTNPASGRVLQKVGMTHEGRLREHYLRFRQRIDVELYGMLRQEFIARRSAAVGATTPPAP; this is encoded by the coding sequence ATGCCCGCTGTTCCCACCATCCGCACCGAACGACTGCGTCTCCGGCCATTTCAGACGACGGATGCAGAGGCGGTGCATCACCTGGCTGGAGCCAAAGAGGTGGCCGCCGGCACCTTCCTCCCGCACCCGATGGATCGACAAGCGGCTCACGACTGGATCGCGGAACGTCAGAAGGACGCGTCGGCAGGAACGAGCGTGACATTTGCCGTCACCCTCGCAGAGAGCGGGGACGTCATCGGCTCAATCAGCCTGGAGATCCTCGCCGAACATGAACAGGGACGGTTGAGTTATTGGCTGGGCCAGGCCTATTGGAATCGTGGCTTCGGCACTGAGGTCGTCACGGCGCTTCTGGAGTACGGCTTCAACAGCCTGACGCTGCATCGCCTGTACGCGCCGCACTTCCATACCAACCCGGCTTCGGGGCGAGTGTTACAAAAGGTGGGCATGACGCACGAGGGCCGCCTGCGCGAACACTATCTTCGCTTCCGGCAACGGATCGACGTGGAGCTCTACGGCATGTTGCGACAGGAGTTTATCGCCCGCCGATCGGCGGCCGTCGGCGCGACGACGCCACCAGCGCCGTGA
- a CDS encoding FAD-dependent oxidoreductase, with amino-acid sequence MGNRASLRGTSVIVAGAGLAGLTAAYELSRRGAQVTVVEARDRVGGRVWTMRDGFCNGQHAEAGADLIDPDQEAIRRLAKDVGVTLVPILRGGFAYVRRGTRAPVIESGSSGGGLWAALARVAEPWVRAYRVSEKRWDGPIARQLADCSVEEWLAEIRADRRTRARLTGLRGFFLADPANLSLLALVDQLATESSAWDRFYRIRGGNDRFATALAGRLSEPVLLQTRLLAVAQRRGKVRLTLRGQDGQGEMSADALVMALPATMVRRIAFTLSLPVLQRHAFRDLRYGPATKTLLQFDRRFWRRPGRALAYGTELPIGAIWDGNEEQRGGAGILTLLAGGSASRDTKQLIARGGAEAVAAQLKWLGSTKAVLRAARHVSWEDDPFVRGGYAVFQPGYDPEQRAWLARPHGRILFAGEHTSLHWQGYMNGAVESGLRAAEEVTALVASSRRRPPIGGR; translated from the coding sequence ATGGGAAACAGGGCATCATTGCGCGGCACGTCGGTGATCGTGGCGGGGGCAGGCCTTGCCGGACTGACCGCCGCCTATGAACTGAGCCGGCGCGGTGCGCAGGTGACGGTGGTGGAGGCGCGTGACCGCGTCGGGGGTCGTGTGTGGACGATGCGGGACGGCTTTTGCAACGGTCAACATGCTGAAGCCGGAGCGGATTTGATCGATCCGGACCAGGAGGCGATTCGCCGATTGGCGAAGGATGTGGGGGTGACTCTTGTCCCGATTCTGCGAGGCGGATTTGCCTATGTCCGACGAGGGACTCGTGCTCCTGTGATCGAGTCGGGTTCCTCTGGCGGGGGACTGTGGGCGGCATTGGCGCGAGTGGCCGAACCCTGGGTGCGGGCCTATCGCGTGAGTGAGAAGCGTTGGGATGGTCCGATTGCACGGCAGTTGGCGGACTGTTCTGTCGAAGAGTGGTTGGCTGAGATCCGGGCTGATCGACGGACGCGCGCGAGGCTGACCGGGTTGCGCGGATTTTTTCTCGCCGATCCTGCGAACCTGTCGTTGCTCGCGCTCGTCGATCAGTTGGCTACCGAGTCGTCCGCATGGGATCGGTTCTACCGCATTCGGGGCGGCAACGATCGTTTCGCCACCGCGCTCGCCGGGAGGCTGTCAGAGCCGGTGTTACTCCAGACCAGATTGCTCGCTGTGGCACAGCGACGAGGCAAGGTGCGTCTGACCTTGCGCGGACAGGATGGGCAAGGTGAGATGAGTGCCGATGCGCTGGTGATGGCGTTGCCTGCCACCATGGTGCGGCGTATTGCCTTCACGCTGTCATTGCCGGTGCTGCAGCGCCACGCCTTTCGAGATCTGCGATACGGACCGGCAACGAAGACGCTCCTGCAGTTTGATCGGCGATTTTGGCGTCGGCCAGGCCGGGCTCTGGCGTATGGCACCGAGTTGCCCATCGGCGCCATATGGGACGGAAACGAAGAGCAGCGTGGAGGGGCCGGCATCTTGACGTTGCTTGCGGGCGGCTCGGCAAGTCGTGACACGAAGCAGCTCATCGCCCGAGGTGGGGCCGAGGCCGTGGCGGCACAGCTGAAGTGGTTGGGGTCGACGAAGGCCGTTCTGCGCGCGGCGCGTCACGTGTCATGGGAAGACGATCCATTCGTGCGGGGCGGGTATGCGGTGTTTCAGCCGGGGTATGATCCGGAGCAGCGAGCCTGGCTGGCCAGGCCGCATGGACGCATTCTCTTTGCCGGCGAGCATACCAGTCTGCACTGGCAAGGCTACATGAACGGGGCCGTCGAAAGCGGACTGCGAGCCGCGGAAGAAGTCACGGCGCTGGTGGCGTCGTCGCGCCGACGGCCGCCGATCGGCGGGCGATAA
- a CDS encoding transposase, giving the protein MPQKGTPSSRSGGSLCIQPGKPDQNAFIERFKGRFEDRVVLP; this is encoded by the coding sequence TTGCCTCAAAAGGGAACACCTTCATCTCGATCTGGAGGGAGCTTATGCATCCAGCCCGGCAAACCGGATCAGAACGCATTCATCGAACGGTTCAAAGGACGTTTCGAAGATCGTGTAGTGCTCCCCTGA
- a CDS encoding peptidoglycan-binding protein: MKTLQVGDAGQPVKRLQRKLLSLGFPPGTIDGEFGYGTEAAVLAFQRSTGLLADGIAGPRTLTALGLSDDDSLPTAIPLFTITVVSQMFPVTPMRNIKTNLPPVLNALVQADLVDSPMVLTALATIRAETESFEPIAEYPSRFNSSPNGHLFDLYDHRTDLGNQGPPDGERFRGRGYIQLTGRFNYGRYGAAIGLGSSLVTKPDRASDPQIAARLLAAFLKDKERPIKEALLGDDLAAARRLVNGGAHGLERFREAYTTGLQSIS, encoded by the coding sequence ATGAAGACATTACAGGTCGGTGATGCCGGTCAACCAGTCAAACGACTGCAGCGGAAACTGCTCAGCCTGGGCTTTCCACCCGGCACGATTGATGGTGAGTTCGGATATGGAACCGAAGCCGCGGTCCTGGCCTTTCAACGGAGCACCGGCCTCCTGGCTGACGGAATAGCCGGCCCACGAACGCTCACTGCCCTGGGCCTTTCCGATGATGACTCCCTTCCAACCGCCATCCCGCTGTTTACGATCACCGTCGTCTCACAGATGTTTCCCGTCACGCCGATGAGGAACATCAAAACAAATTTGCCTCCGGTCCTCAATGCCCTCGTACAAGCCGACCTGGTGGACAGTCCTATGGTGTTGACGGCGTTGGCGACCATACGCGCAGAAACTGAGAGTTTCGAACCCATCGCGGAATACCCCTCTCGTTTTAATTCATCCCCCAACGGGCATCTCTTTGACCTCTACGACCATCGTACAGACCTGGGGAATCAAGGCCCACCGGACGGTGAGCGCTTTCGAGGCAGGGGGTACATTCAGCTCACGGGGCGATTCAACTACGGGAGGTATGGCGCCGCGATCGGGCTGGGCAGTTCCCTGGTGACCAAGCCGGATCGAGCCTCGGATCCGCAGATTGCGGCAAGACTGTTGGCCGCCTTCCTGAAAGACAAGGAGCGGCCGATCAAAGAAGCACTCTTGGGAGATGATCTCGCAGCCGCACGTCGGTTGGTGAATGGTGGTGCGCATGGCCTGGAACGGTTCCGTGAGGCCTACACGACCGGGCTCCAATCGATTTCCTGA
- a CDS encoding lytic transglycosylase domain-containing protein, with product MASRSAQYTAHVSSRRSGVHRRSLSSRWRTLRAFFRAVGKTHPILRFVIVLGLLLGGWLAANWAYHAVHKPTEVLFPLDHTLNKSPHETWRQYGSLFREHATPSVAPELLAALAQVEGGGNPVARTYWRWRWSWNPFEWYRPASSAVGMYQMTDGTFLAAKRYCIHDHAVVEDGPWHAPRSCWFNSLYTRVLPSHAIELTAASLDRDIASALPLRRGAPAGARQKQDLAAVIHLCGAGAGRDFAARGFRLMPRQTCGDHDVGTYLGHVRGLTQQFARLARGKSAQVTLVRAR from the coding sequence ATGGCGTCACGGTCGGCTCAGTACACGGCCCATGTCTCCTCCCGTAGAAGTGGCGTTCACCGCCGCAGCCTCTCTTCCCGCTGGCGGACCCTACGGGCCTTCTTCCGTGCCGTAGGGAAAACCCACCCGATCCTTCGCTTCGTCATTGTGCTAGGACTGCTCCTGGGTGGGTGGCTCGCCGCGAACTGGGCCTACCATGCCGTTCACAAACCGACCGAGGTCTTGTTCCCGCTGGATCACACCTTGAACAAGAGCCCGCATGAAACCTGGCGGCAGTACGGATCGCTGTTTCGCGAACATGCCACGCCGTCCGTCGCACCCGAACTCCTTGCGGCACTGGCCCAGGTGGAGGGCGGCGGCAACCCCGTCGCACGCACCTACTGGCGCTGGCGCTGGTCGTGGAATCCGTTCGAATGGTACCGCCCGGCCTCCAGTGCGGTGGGGATGTATCAAATGACCGACGGGACGTTCCTCGCCGCCAAGCGTTATTGCATCCACGATCATGCGGTGGTGGAGGATGGCCCCTGGCACGCCCCGCGCTCCTGTTGGTTCAACAGCCTCTACACGCGTGTGCTGCCGAGCCACGCGATCGAATTGACGGCGGCCTCACTCGATCGCGACATCGCCTCGGCACTCCCCCTTCGTCGTGGGGCGCCCGCCGGCGCGCGGCAGAAACAGGACCTGGCGGCCGTGATCCATCTGTGCGGGGCCGGCGCGGGACGGGACTTTGCGGCCAGGGGCTTTCGCCTGATGCCACGCCAGACCTGCGGCGACCACGACGTGGGCACCTACCTCGGCCACGTGCGGGGACTTACGCAACAATTTGCCAGACTGGCGAGGGGCAAGAGCGCCCAGGTCACGCTGGTGAGGGCACGCTGA